The nucleotide sequence AACTGAAAAAGCTCATCAAAACCGTAAGTCAGCAATAGATGGTATACCTATCTATCTACCTGCCCTTGCAAAGGCTCAAAAGCTTCAGAAGAAAGCTTCTAAAGCTGGATTTGACTGGAATAAAGATGATATTTCAAAAGTTGTAGATAAGATATATGAGGAACTTGATGAGGTCAAAGCTGAAATAGCTAAAAAAGACCAGGAAAAATGTGAAGAGGAGATAGGAGATCTTCTATTTGCAGTGGTAAATCTTTCAAGATTTTTAGATGTAGATGCAACACAGGCATTAGAGGGAACTATTAAAAAATTCGACAGAAGATTCAGATATGTAGAGAAAAATTGTGATATGGAAAAGAGTGATTTAACTCAAATGGACAAGTTATGGGAAGAGGCAAAAGCCTTGGAGAAAAAATAAAAAAGGAAAAAACCCATTGACAACTGGAAAAAACGTAGTATATATAGTAGAAAGAGAGGTATCTATGAGATTAGACAAATTTTTAAAGGTAAGCAGAATAATAAAGAGAAGACCTATTGCTAAAATAGTAGTAGATGGAGGGAAGGCAAAGCTTGATGGAAAAGTAGCTAAAGCAAGCACAGAAGTAAAGGTAGGACAGATTTTAGAACTTGAATATTTCAACAAATACTTCAAATTTGAAATCCTTGAAGTACCTACTGGAAATGTGCCTAAAGAGAGAACTCCAGATCTTATAAAAGTATTAGAAAGTAGAGGAATCACTATTGATTTAACTGGTGAGGAGGATATTTTCTAATGGAATTTGTTTTAAATTCAAATGCCAAGATAAATTTAGGACTGAATGTAGAAGGGGTACTTCCTAACGGGTACCACCTTTTAGATATGGTTATGATTCCAGTATCTCTAAGTGATAAAATTACAGGGGAGATAAGTGGAAAACCAGGAAATTTAAAAATAACAACAAATATAAAAGGAATTCCAACAGGGAAAGAGAATATTCTATATAAAATATATGAGGAGTTTTATAAAGAAAGTGGAATTGACAAACATGAGGTTTCACTTCATCTTGAAAAGGTTATTCCTCATGAAGCTGGATTAGGGGGAGGAAGTTCCAATGGGGCTTTTTTTCTAAATTTTTTGAACAGCTATCATGGAAATCTCTTCTCAATGGACAAACTTATTGAAATCGGCAAAAGAATCGGTGCTGATATCCCATTTTTTCTTATAAATAAACCTGCAAGGGTAAGGGGAATTGGAGAAAAAATTGAGATAATAGAAAACAGGTTAACAATGGATATCATTATAATAAAACCACCTTTTGGTGTCTCTACTGCTCTGGCATACAAAAATATGGATATCCTTAAAAATAAAAAAGATGCAAATATAGAAAATATCATAAGGGGGCTCAGGGAAAATAGTATTGAATTAGTAGAATCAAGCATTGAAAACAACTTGGAACAGGGGCTTTTACAAACTGATACAAATATTATTGAATTCAGAAAAGAACTGACGAACATATGTGGGGGAAGATTTTTTATGTCAGGTAGCGGAAGTGCCTACTACACATTTGTTCATCCACACCATTCTAATAATATGGTAAAAGCATTAAGGGAGCATTTACAACACTGTAGGGTCTATCTTTGCAGCGGATTAGATGAATACATATAATAAAAGGGAAGGTGCATGAACTATGAAAATTACAGATGTAAGACTAAGAGCAGTAAAATCTGAAAGTGAGCTAAAATTAAAGGCTTATGCAGATGTAACTTTTGACGAGAGTTTTGTTATCCATGGTTTAAAAATTATTGATGGACAAAAAGGAATGTTCGTTGCTATGCCGTCAAGAAAGATGCCTGATGGAGAATACAAAGATATCGTACACCCTATTACACCTGAATTAAGAAAAGAAATTACAGATGTAGTAATAGCAAAGTATAATGAATTAGGGGAAGAAGAGAAATAAAAAGCTCGTTGAAAAAAACAGGATGGAGATAATTAAATTAATTATATATGTTTTTTTAGGCAGTTGTGTGCTGCCTTTTTTTGTTTTTGGCTTATCCTCAATTCAATTATATATTGTAGTAATATTTGGAAATATATAGTATAATAAACTAATTGCTAGAGAAAAGGGGAGACATATGAAAGATAAAAAACTTTATTTATTTGATTTAGACGGTACCATTGTACTTGGAAATGATGTAATAGATGGTGCTATAGATATCCTTAACGAGATAAAAGCTAAGGGTAAGGAATTTATGATATTTACAAATAACTCATCTAGAACCAGAGACTGGTATGTTGAGAAAATGGCTAAGATGGGGATCCAAATAACAGAGGATGAGGTAGCAACTGGTGGATATACAACTGGTGAATACCTTATAAAGCACAATAAAAAGAGAGTATATGTAGTGGGAACTGAAAAATTTAAAGAGCTTCTTACAAGTATGGGAATCACTGTAGTAGAAGATCCAGTTAGAAATGAAGATGGGAAATATGATCTAGATGCTGTAATAATAGGTCTTGATAAAGAACTTAACTACAAGAAACTTACAACAGCTTGTGAGATCTTAACTCGTCAGCCTGAAATTACATATATAGGAGCAAATCAAGATATGGTTTATCCTGTAGAAGACAATGTTTTCTACCCAGATTGTGGAAGTATATGCCAGCTTTTATCACATGCTGTTGGAAGAATGCCTAAGTTTTTAGGGAAGCCATATGCTGAAATATTGGATTTCTGTCTG is from Fusobacterium sp. DD2 and encodes:
- the mazG gene encoding nucleoside triphosphate pyrophosphohydrolase; the protein is MKEFDRLVEIIKVLRGENGCPWDKVQTLKSLKPCLVEETAEVLEAMEGDPEEHKGELGDLLMNIVFQADIREDAGDFNIEDVSKEVCEKLIRRHPHVFKEKEEGLTPEETLLNWEAIKKTEKAHQNRKSAIDGIPIYLPALAKAQKLQKKASKAGFDWNKDDISKVVDKIYEELDEVKAEIAKKDQEKCEEEIGDLLFAVVNLSRFLDVDATQALEGTIKKFDRRFRYVEKNCDMEKSDLTQMDKLWEEAKALEKK
- a CDS encoding RNA-binding S4 domain-containing protein, whose translation is MRLDKFLKVSRIIKRRPIAKIVVDGGKAKLDGKVAKASTEVKVGQILELEYFNKYFKFEILEVPTGNVPKERTPDLIKVLESRGITIDLTGEEDIF
- the ispE gene encoding 4-(cytidine 5'-diphospho)-2-C-methyl-D-erythritol kinase, whose product is MEFVLNSNAKINLGLNVEGVLPNGYHLLDMVMIPVSLSDKITGEISGKPGNLKITTNIKGIPTGKENILYKIYEEFYKESGIDKHEVSLHLEKVIPHEAGLGGGSSNGAFFLNFLNSYHGNLFSMDKLIEIGKRIGADIPFFLINKPARVRGIGEKIEIIENRLTMDIIIIKPPFGVSTALAYKNMDILKNKKDANIENIIRGLRENSIELVESSIENNLEQGLLQTDTNIIEFRKELTNICGGRFFMSGSGSAYYTFVHPHHSNNMVKALREHLQHCRVYLCSGLDEYI
- the spoVG gene encoding septation regulator SpoVG translates to MKITDVRLRAVKSESELKLKAYADVTFDESFVIHGLKIIDGQKGMFVAMPSRKMPDGEYKDIVHPITPELRKEITDVVIAKYNELGEEEK
- a CDS encoding HAD-IIA family hydrolase — its product is MKDKKLYLFDLDGTIVLGNDVIDGAIDILNEIKAKGKEFMIFTNNSSRTRDWYVEKMAKMGIQITEDEVATGGYTTGEYLIKHNKKRVYVVGTEKFKELLTSMGITVVEDPVRNEDGKYDLDAVIIGLDKELNYKKLTTACEILTRQPEITYIGANQDMVYPVEDNVFYPDCGSICQLLSHAVGRMPKFLGKPYAEILDFCLEIKNASKDETVIIGDRLYTDIACGFDNGCDTILVLTGEATKEDVETTKYKPTLVLDSVKDMKI